The DNA window TCCCACCAAAAATTATGTGAATGTAAAATAGTGGAATAATTCTAGAACtaaggaacaaaaaaggacCGATGGAAATACAGTTTTACAAACTTGATGGAATCACGCTTTCGTCGACATCGTAAATCCATTCTGCTCCATTCATGATAGCGTATAAGTATCCGATATTCTTCCTGGTAGATGAGTAGCTTAGCACGCTTGCTTCTGCGTTAAAACCTGAAGCATTAATTTTAGGAAGATCGCTGATATGCGAGGagacttttcttttggaaatttcacCTAACATTTTGTAGTGTTCCTTGCTTAAATAGTGCACATTTTGCTTCTGTAAGGTATGGGAGATTTCTGATTCGTTGACGACGGCAAACTGCCAACCTTCTAGCAGTGAGATTTGCtgtaaattctatttttaataCAAATCCCTTTCACCTATCATAAGATTCCAATGGCGAACGCGGGTTTTTGTATGTCTCCATATTTCCAAGTATGATGAATACAGATACGCATGACAGAATGGTCGTTCTCTTCCATCTATGAAGACGTCCACACCTCCATATGACACCACCTGTGCTCCTTTTGTCCGCCGATTTGATTCAacgggcaccagtaataccTCCATTTGTTCAGACCGCGCACAAACGTTGCCCAGTGACTTCTCTTCTTGCGAGTGACTCGAAGAGTCTcatatcattatttttaaaggatttcatgaagaggtctgaccatgGTAAGAGTTCCGCAGTGGCTTCTCCTTGTGCGAGGGACACGAAGATCACCAGCTTTTTCATCAGGGAATTTGGCAAAAGTCTGATTATCGGGTCGGCAGTCCTCCAGCAGTGTTTTGATATTGCGTGGAATCCAGTCGCCCACGCTCTCTAATAAAACGGTTCCTAATGAAACGCATTATACGCATGTCCGCCCCACCTATTCCTCCTTTCCGGCAGCGTCTATGATCTTTGATGGTTGGCGCAAGATTGAACTTAGAATCTCCTCTTCCAGTTGCGTAAAGcaggatactcctagcacAACACCTTCAGTTGAGCGCTCTGTGACGcagtaaacaaaataaaaaccaatgaaaactAGAACAGCAAGAACAGATGTGCGAAACCCTGTAAACGTGGATTAACTGGAATGTTACGACGAGTGAATCCCAGTTCCGCAGTCCCAGCCAGTCGAATCGCTCCTAGACGACAGATGCTGACAGTCGCACGATTGAAGACATCTCTCCTTGTCTTGAATTCACAAAACTCTTTCTTAGGATCCTTCAAGGGAAAGTGGTCATTACGAATCAGCCTGTTGTTATTTCATCACTCGGAAGAACTAAGCCAAGTTCCATTTTTCAACTAACTAGGAGCCGACTAGAACAATTTTTACTACAAGGTTACTTGCTTAGTTTATTGGTCGTGGTAGGCCTGCTTTCATTAAATAGAGTCAGACATTCTAGTGTACGCACTGGGAAGGTAAGAGTTATATAACGTGCACAGTTATATGACACGAGACTCctatacattgcaaaaaagtgaTGTTGTCCAGTACATCCCTGAAGTCGTAACCtcgtcgagtgaactccaacaaactgTCCCGTCTAGGTTTCTACACTATATGTGTGCTGTTTACAGCGCTGCCAAAAATTCGCATCAGAGATCGCCCGTCATCGGTGTCGGAGACTATACTATCTACTGCTGCGATTATGACGAAAAGAAGATGAGGGGCTTGCGTGATAGTTATGAGTGACAACCACAGCAACCTGGTGGCGGAATTTTACTCACCGTCGTCTAAGTGGACTTTCGTACGGCTGCGGAGTCGCAGACATGAACTCTGGATCGCAAGTGCTACGgcaaccgctgaggacaacattAACGCATTAACTTCTATGATGAAtgcaatgcgttgatgtctaaaatacccaaCTAGCAGGTGGTTATTGCAGAATCGATGCAAATGCGGAGCTGGAACTTGAGCAATAATCTCATTCGCTGGAAAGATGGTATTATCAGGCAGACGGCACGTCGGATAACGTCAACCATCTGCTCGAATTATGTGAACAGTGGTGCCTCACCATTGCATCCAcgttaagaggaatcatcgatgcCATCGgttcacgtggcaggggtcaacagTTTTAACGCCTAAAAAGGACCACCAGCAAAAGATGAGGACTCCCAAACGTCAGCttgactacgttctgacgacgaacattcctcagtcagatatccttAAACCTAGAGCTGTGTGGGACTCCACTCAGCTTCAGGATACGCTTTcactaaagaaaaagaggCGCTGCTTCTCGACCTAAGGCTGGCAtagcaggtctgaaagacgaagaaagcAGCATGAAATTCCGCCAAAGTGTGTCTATTTACTTTGGAGCACGGACGGCTTTGCTTTGAGGATTGCTGCACAAAGGAAATACAAGACGCTGTAAAGAAAACTCTCCCGGTTCTGATGCCGCCACGTATAACCACTGTATGTTCTGCCCACAGCACAGACAATTTCAGCTATAAAAAAGGATTGAGATGGGAGCTAAGTCGTCGACAACAACAAGACCGCAATAACGAATCGAAGTCAAAGGCAAGAAGGTTTGAAAAGGCGTTAAACAACAACCCTACGTACAACATCGTTTGATGTGATAACTTTAATAAGGCAAAATGCAGTAGCCTTTCTGTTCGCGATCGCGAtaacattatgcgaagaacactCGATCATCTCATCTTTCCGACATTTTCTTAGCACCATCACCGGACACCTTTGACGGATTTCGAACATGAACcaatgttgttatattcgcagaaAGCAGTACGATACTTCAAAATCTTGTCAAGTTTGTATCGAAGCTAGCTGCAGCCTATAGACTACGTCTACGCGCTGATAAATGCAACCAGATGTGGGTCTATTCAAGACCCcaaacgggaatcagggtggacggacaaccgatcgaactcgtcgatgacTTCTATTACCTGCCCTGCATGCTGAAGAAAGACTGTAACCACGATGAAAATGTTCAGGAAAGAGCGAGTCTATCATGTTCCCGTCATGATGCATCGGATGCATGATCGGAGACTTGGCAGAACCTTCTACCTTCtatgatggagaggcttgattgcacgaaAAGGAGGCTAGCTAGACACCTGTTTgccttttggcctagggtatgccacaatgaagatttttACGCGGAAATTAATGtgccggcggatgacacgtggaagatatcaacatcttgcaccgccatcgaaagttgCTTTggtcgtcttcgcttcttagGTCATATGCCGAGGAGACGAGcagatttctttcttcaacgagttctgaggagctTGTTGGATTCGAGCTGGAAGGACACTTGGCCGCAAACGGATTTCTGCACTctggtggtgaaagaggacctaaGGACATTCGGCGTGGATAGGTAGTTCAGGCAGGAGGTgaggtttcgcaggatatggaatagaaTAACGGATTGGGTCTGTGCATGGTCTTACTTAAAATTGAGAAGGTTTGGTAGAGCTATTTTCAAGGCCCGGCGAATATGCAGGCAATCGTGTCAGGTGATAACATCAGGCTACCGATTAAGTCGACTAACTCATGTGCTCAAGTAATCTttcctttagaaaaagaagcaaaggagttttcttcatcattcgtttgaaaaaaaaatccgaagcAAAACGTACAAGCTCCTCGGCACTTTGCTTGCCTGAGCAACGCTTAAAGAACAGGTGAAGCGTTAACACACTTTATCTAATGCTCTTCTAATCACAGTCGGACGTTCGTCTCTGGAAACATAAGTGCTGGGACCTATGTCTAGGATCACCTGCAAATCTTCATAAGAGTAATCTGATGCCGTTGAGACTATCCACTTTGAGGAATTTGGTTCAGCGAACGAACTCCTGAAATTAACTAATTTGGGGATACAACCACTGGAGATAGGAGAAGAGCTGTTTTAAGTAATGTATATGGAAAGGTGAAGAATTTAGAAaggaacatttgaaaaaatggatgtAAGTGTATAATAAGATCggactcctttttttccattcgtcGAACTTTTCATTGGGCTTCGGTACAAGCACCGGCCATATGATATGTGAGAACACGGcgattttcgaaaatatagcacggtcaaaacgacgtgaatgacggtgcagttgcgtacgcggctgcgCTCTTAGCGGTGCGGAGGACCGTAGCAGTTATGATCGAGTGGGGGCCTGTGCTAGCACCTCTCATTGCTGCAGTCCGAAATGGTCGATCACAACCCTTTCTTCACCGCGTCGCTTGTAGCGCAGCCACTGACGCAACCGCACCacgcttcttgtcgttttcaCTCGAGGGCATCTCGCATCCAACATCCAACTAAGAGGAAGCCGCCGCtgattttgaactttttcagCTGTTAATCTTCTGGACAGATGCTTGGGAAACAATTACGACAAATTCtgacaaaaataatattttgttcaaCTAAGGTAATTACGCCAACAACACGACAACTCGTAATTATGCTAATAACGCAGTTACTAGATCAACCAACAAAATGAATACTTAGTAGCTCAGAACTCAAGAAAGCTGCTTACGTAGACATTATGACCACTTTTTTGGATATCCTCTAACCCTCCCCGAACTCCCTTTTCATCGATTTGGTTGCTGACAACTAGGAAGAAGCTGTCGTCGAGCTTTTTCCTGAGCACGCGGTTTCGTCTTAAAACACGCTTTTGAACGGCTCACCGTACTCTCCAGAAAAAGCTGCTTATTCTCTGTTCAGGGTTTTCATAGGTGTCGGCGTCGACAGGCGGTTTCGTTCTGCCAAATGGAATATATCCCAGGAAGTACAGCAGGCTCCAAGCAAAGAGACATGTGATCGTTACTTTCACTTTCGTAATAAAAGTAGCCATCTGaagtttctttcaaataaagcGGAAATAAGCGAAGAAGACTGGGAATATTTCGTAGACGATTCGTGAGTGAATTATCACAGGGATTAGTTATGTTTTATACAGAATAGATCTGGAGTCCTCTTCGACGAAATGTTTCAATAAGTATGAAAGGGAGTGACGCAAGAAGAGTTAATTTCGTTTACAACAGCGGGCTCAGCACGTAACAGTGCCATCATCGATCCCATCGAAATCTACTTAAACGACTGCGTGGAAGGCCACGTCGGAGGCCCTTCCACAGGCGAATGGCGAATCCAATGTAAACGGTACTCGCAGCAATTCTTCCTAACTCTAAAGAGAGTCTAAAGTAGACTTCCCTAATTCCCCATGTGATAAAAAAGGCTGCTCACATCGACGGTGATGAGCACTCCTCTACCAATTATTCGAtgctcattcatttcttctaatCCATCCCAAATCCCTCTTTTTGCTGACACTGCTGAGATTCTACAAGCTTCAACAAACTACCTAATTAGGGTGTTGTTGGATGTGTATttaaagttttgatttttttttgtttcttgaataaattgaaatgtACTAGTTTGGAGTTGCTTTTGCCAGGAACTTTAATGATTTGTGACTTCTGCAATTCACGGCTGGCGCCACCTTTTCTGCTTAGttaattttattgaagatTGCAGGTATTTACAGTTGCTTCCGAATGAGAACACATTCCAGCTGAACTATATCTCTGTACCTTGGAGATTCTGTTTCGCTGTACTATCAGCCGTTCAGAAATCTTTCCATTTCTCCCCGGAGGGAAATCTATGATTACCTAATGCAACGCTTCGTTCACGTCTCACtacatctattttttctttctattacaTCTGCTTCAACATATAACCTTATTTTAGGTAGTTTAAAACGtgaatcttttttctccttattgaAAGCTCTTTATTTCGGATCCGTTTGTGTAGGCTGATTTGCGTTCGAACTTCTCGAAACCGCTGCAACTTTCCGCTGGTATTCTCTCGAGTTCATGACATCTCAAAATTTGTCCCTCACGTAGCAAAAGTGTCGTATAAAAGTAAGTGATAGAAAAGGTAGAAAATCAGAACAAAAAGCATTCAATGCAAGTAAATGTTGTAGCATTTACCTTTCCtttatgtttatttcagctAATCGGGATTCGTATCACTTCTGCACCCGTTCCCAAACAGCAACCTGTATTCGATGCTACAATCATATCCAGATCATGCGTAAACGCTGCAATTTccatttattacttattttactgattatttattatattgcaTCACCCTGAtgtacatttattttctatattttaaattttcattcgTCAAAATACATTCAGTTTTGAATAGCTAAAAGAGTGAATATGtaagagaaaatggaaaggGGTTGCCGGTGGTTTGCTCTTGGAGAAATCGTCGCCAGCTACAGttgcgtcaaaacgacatcaaacaCGGACAGTTCTGTacgcggctacgctcgaaacggtgaggtggagacagcggctggaatcgaggtgggatcatggcgaactgcagagatgggtggcggtagggAGGATCCCtgcacgatcccaaccgctacgctccaccgcgaagcttcgagcgcagccgctttcgcaactgttcgtgcctcatgtcgttttgacgcaaCTATGCATGCTTGACCCTGACCCCAGATATTCATGATGAGGTCCCAACACCCTCAATAGCCCGGTAGCTTCACTCGGATTGCAGAGATATGTTGAGCTAGCGGAAATCTCAACATGACCGCAACTTGAAGTGTCGCTCTGAGCACAACCGTACACTCAATACCTgggcttcagatcgttttggtCCGACGGTGGTTCCAGCAGAAAAAGTAGTCAGAAACGTCATAATACCAATGCTGCAAGTTGACAAGGAAAGAGAAAACCGGTATAGTTTCGCtcggttattttttcttgaataaagaGGATATCACAAAATATGTGGTTTCCACTAATAAACTTTGAAATGTGTAGAGAAGCGAGAGCTACTGGTCGCTAAGGTTCCTTGACTCTGTTTCTTGGATCTTGTTGTTGCAACGGAATCATAGAGATTTTGAGAACATGTTGCGTTCAACGAAAATCACCATCGCAGCTGAGTCAAACCCATCGTTATTGCAATAACCGGAGACAACAAGTCTGAAAATTGTGGATTTGTAGTATTCACTCCTGATGCGGAGATTACACTGAAATTAAACCGGTGATCATTGCAACAACGGAATACAACAAGCCTACAGAGGGTTTTTGGTGAACTACTTGTTCCTGGTAGGAATTCAATCGGGATCTATTTCTATTACCGTGGATGACAGCATAGAAACCCTTAAAGACAGAATATCACAGATTGCCGTGAATTGAATTGCTGGATTGAGATTGCCGTGAATGTTTCTCACATTAACATCTggtgtttttttaagaattatttTGACGCAGTTACGATCGAATACTGGGAGGTCTTTGATGCATCTGGTCCGTGCTAGGGCAACGCTGCTATCAGTTCACAGGAACTTCCGAGTTGTCTGAATGTCCAGCTGTTCTATTAAGAACGCGAGGATGATGATCGCGAAAAGGTACTCGTGTGAAACTATACGTAACGACATTCTCGTGCGTCAGCGGGCGAACTGGATCTTTCAGCTAAAGGAAACGAGAGTAGTCGCGACTGTCAGAGTTTAGGCCAACCATAAGAAAG is part of the Necator americanus strain Aroian chromosome V, whole genome shotgun sequence genome and encodes:
- a CDS encoding hypothetical protein (NECATOR_CHRV.G20249.T1), whose protein sequence is MPPRITTVCSAHSTDNFSYKKGLRWELSRRQQQDRNNESKSKARRSYAEETSRFLSSTSSEELVGFELEGHLAANGFLHSGGERGPKDIRRG
- a CDS encoding hypothetical protein (NECATOR_CHRV.G20250.T1), which encodes MERGCRWFALGEIVASYSCVKTTSNTDSSVRGYARNGEVETAAGIEVGSWRTAEMGGGREDPCTIPTATLHREASSAAAFATVRASCRFDATMHA